In Kitasatospora sp. NBC_00240, the following are encoded in one genomic region:
- a CDS encoding nucleotidyl transferase AbiEii/AbiGii toxin family protein, translating to MTAPEPRPLPGDPGPPYGDLLDLLRRRPEAAPGVLLAADRAREEGNWAYATVDGGLPGVRLRIPWQAPGLPPGELQLDFAQDERFPEPPVLTAVPRGDGGAPAVVRTASRALSLAWKLRWLHTDATVDGRPQAKDLYDAVLLAEDGRTALPPRLLRTVLGPTRARAPENFRPETLRVREEDWAAFRADHPWLRGPAERWLDRLGTALAPVLAGPDRLVIPGQGRGTA from the coding sequence ATGACCGCGCCCGAGCCCCGTCCGCTGCCGGGCGATCCGGGCCCGCCCTACGGCGACCTGCTCGACCTGCTGCGCCGGCGGCCGGAGGCGGCGCCCGGCGTGCTCCTGGCCGCCGACCGGGCGCGTGAGGAGGGCAACTGGGCGTACGCCACCGTGGACGGCGGCCTGCCCGGGGTGCGGCTGCGGATCCCGTGGCAGGCGCCGGGGCTGCCGCCCGGCGAACTGCAGCTGGACTTCGCCCAGGACGAGCGCTTCCCCGAGCCGCCCGTCCTGACGGCGGTGCCCAGGGGCGACGGCGGCGCCCCGGCGGTGGTCCGGACAGCGAGCCGGGCCCTCTCGCTGGCCTGGAAGCTCCGCTGGCTGCACACCGATGCCACCGTCGACGGCCGGCCGCAGGCGAAGGACCTGTACGACGCCGTCCTGCTGGCGGAGGACGGGCGTACCGCGCTGCCGCCCCGCCTCCTGCGGACGGTCCTCGGACCCACCCGGGCCCGGGCCCCCGAGAACTTCCGGCCGGAGACCCTGCGCGTACGGGAGGAGGACTGGGCGGCGTTCCGCGCGGACCACCCCTGGCTGCGGGGCCCGGCGGAGCGGTGGCTGGACCGGCTCGGCACCGCCCTGGCCCCGGTGCTCGCCGGCCCTGACCGGCTCGTGATCCCAGGTCAGGGCCGGGGGACGGCCTAG
- a CDS encoding zinc-binding dehydrogenase has product MVRAALLTAPGRPLELVEIDLPAPGPGQVRVKLAAAGVCHSDLSLATGLLRAATPVVLGHEGSGTVTAVGEGVTSVRPGDAVVLNWAPACGTCHLCALGEPWLCENSAGASTQPYAALSDGTGVHPGLGVAAFAEETLVAERALIPLPDGVPLAAAALLGCAVLTGYGAVHNAARVRAGESVVVIGLGGVGLAVLQAARIAGAGPIVAVDVTPEKEELARRHGATDFLLSDERTAKGVRQLTGGHGADHAFECAGRASTIRTAWSATRRGGRTTVVGIGGKDDLVSFSALEVFYFARTLSACVYGNSDPVKDVPVLAEHVRAGRLDLESLITDRITLDEIPAAFDRMAAGRGGRSLVVF; this is encoded by the coding sequence GCTCGCCGCCGCCGGCGTCTGCCACTCCGACCTGTCGCTGGCCACCGGCCTGCTGCGGGCCGCGACCCCGGTGGTCCTCGGCCACGAGGGCTCCGGCACCGTGACGGCCGTCGGGGAGGGCGTCACCTCGGTACGCCCCGGCGACGCCGTCGTCCTCAACTGGGCACCCGCGTGCGGCACCTGCCACCTCTGCGCGCTGGGCGAGCCGTGGCTGTGCGAGAACTCCGCCGGCGCCTCCACCCAGCCGTACGCGGCACTCTCCGACGGCACCGGCGTCCACCCGGGTCTCGGCGTCGCCGCCTTCGCCGAGGAGACACTGGTCGCCGAACGCGCCCTGATCCCGCTGCCGGACGGCGTGCCGCTGGCCGCCGCCGCACTGCTCGGCTGCGCCGTGCTCACCGGCTACGGCGCGGTGCACAACGCGGCCCGGGTCCGGGCCGGGGAGTCGGTGGTGGTGATCGGCCTCGGCGGGGTGGGACTCGCCGTGCTGCAGGCCGCCCGGATCGCCGGCGCCGGCCCGATCGTCGCGGTGGACGTGACCCCCGAGAAGGAGGAGCTGGCCCGCCGCCACGGCGCGACCGACTTCCTGCTCTCCGACGAGCGGACCGCCAAGGGGGTACGGCAGCTGACCGGCGGCCACGGCGCCGACCACGCCTTCGAGTGCGCCGGCCGGGCGAGCACCATCCGCACCGCCTGGTCCGCCACCCGGCGCGGCGGGCGCACCACGGTGGTCGGCATCGGCGGCAAGGACGACCTGGTCTCCTTCTCCGCACTGGAGGTCTTCTACTTCGCCCGCACCCTCAGCGCCTGCGTCTACGGCAACAGCGACCCGGTCAAGGACGTCCCGGTGCTCGCGGAGCACGTCCGGGCCGGCCGCCTCGACCTGGAGTCGCTGATCACCGACCGGATCACCCTGGACGAGATCCCGGCCGCCTTCGACCGGATGGCGGCGGGCCGGGGTGGCCGCTCGCTGGTGGTGTTCTAG